In the genome of Oncorhynchus mykiss isolate Arlee chromosome 18, USDA_OmykA_1.1, whole genome shotgun sequence, one region contains:
- the LOC110496045 gene encoding ly-6/neurotoxin-like protein 1, with the protein MKSKILIVLTVLVVFIAVAQSLTCKQCSVGLFGTCFFPKNMVCDNSTLNCFTGEAKFNSTEILTLHTRGCLDSDLCGKTITATIFSAGVTSSSSCCQTDLCNGASSVQVSVTVALSAALMAWGV; encoded by the exons ATGAAGAGTAAAATTTTGATTGTGCTGACTGTCCTGGTGGTCTTCATAGCAGTGG CCCAGTCCTTGACCTGTAAGCAGTGCAGTGTGGGGCTCTTTGGGACATGTTTCTTTCCCAAAAACATGGTGTGTGACAACTCCACTCTCAACTGCTTCACCGGAGAAGCAA AATTCAATTCCACTGAGATTCTGACACTCCACACCCGTGGTTGTCTGGACTCAGACCTGTGTGGCAAGACCATCACTGCAACCATCTTTAGTGCTGGTGTCACGAGCAGCTCCTCATGCTGCCAGACAGACCTGTGTAACGGGGCCAGCTCCGTCCAGGTCTCTGTGACTGTGGCACTCAGCGCCGCCCTGATGGCCTGGGGTGTTTAG